From the genome of Actinacidiphila yeochonensis CN732, one region includes:
- a CDS encoding S9 family peptidase, translating into MTYLSFPRQYARTQRFSLGAPRGFAVAPDGSRVAFARSRPPAVEDGAAGAEEGSAGGGRQALWVLDLPGGGERLAADPDALLGGAGEELSAEERARRERSREGSAGIVGFAVDAAVRTAVFALSGRLFTVGLGAPESAEESPGAAPESGTEGAAGGADRRVPAGAVRELAVPGPVVDPHLSPDGQWVAYAAGGALRVVGADGAEDRALAEPEGESVTWGLAEFIAAEEMGRSRGFWWAPDSSALLVARVDESAVRRWWIAEPAQPGRAPVSVPYPAAGTANAEVTLFLLGLDGSRREVVWDGAEFPYLAAVHWSAAGPAVLLVQNRAQRAQRYLSVDPVSGGTEVLAAEEDRIWLDLFPGVPALTPSGELVRITDEDGVRVLKVGERSLTGPELQVRAVLDASGPDVLVAAVAGEAAAAPEIGEVHVYRVGAEGAARVSPEPGVHTAVRAGELTVLTSLALDRPGPITRVLRGGGKAARIASYTETPSLTARPRLLEAGPSRIPTAVLLPTGWSRSDGPLPVLLDPYGGPHGQRVYAAHNPHLVSQWFADQGFAVVVADGRGTPGRSPAWEKAVANDLAAVSLADQVAALDAVAEEYPLDLGRVAIRGWSYGGYLAALAALRRPDVFHAAIVGAPVTDLRLYDTHYMERYLGDPTEQPAVYEANSLVGDAGLVGAALPPRPMMVIHGLADDNVLVAHSLRLSSALLAAGRPHEVLPLSGVTHMTPQEQVAENLLLLQVDFLKRALSSRPRA; encoded by the coding sequence ATGACGTACCTCTCATTCCCGCGGCAGTACGCGAGGACGCAGCGGTTCTCCCTCGGTGCCCCGAGGGGCTTCGCTGTGGCGCCGGACGGCTCGCGGGTGGCGTTCGCCCGCTCCCGCCCGCCGGCGGTGGAGGACGGGGCCGCGGGGGCCGAGGAGGGCTCGGCCGGGGGCGGCCGGCAGGCGTTGTGGGTGCTCGATCTGCCCGGCGGGGGCGAGCGGTTGGCGGCGGACCCGGACGCCCTGCTGGGCGGGGCCGGGGAGGAGCTCTCGGCGGAGGAGCGGGCCCGGCGGGAGCGGAGCCGCGAGGGGTCGGCCGGCATCGTCGGCTTCGCGGTGGACGCGGCCGTACGGACGGCGGTGTTCGCCTTGTCGGGGCGGCTGTTCACGGTCGGCCTGGGGGCGCCGGAGAGCGCCGAGGAGAGCCCTGGGGCCGCCCCCGAGAGCGGCACGGAGGGCGCGGCCGGGGGCGCGGACCGTCGCGTGCCGGCCGGGGCCGTGCGTGAACTGGCCGTCCCCGGGCCCGTGGTGGACCCGCACCTCTCCCCCGACGGCCAGTGGGTCGCCTACGCCGCGGGGGGCGCGCTGCGGGTGGTGGGCGCGGACGGCGCGGAGGACCGCGCGCTGGCCGAGCCGGAGGGCGAGTCGGTGACGTGGGGCCTGGCCGAGTTCATCGCGGCCGAGGAGATGGGCCGCAGCCGGGGTTTCTGGTGGGCGCCGGACAGCAGCGCGCTGCTGGTCGCCCGGGTCGACGAGTCCGCGGTGCGGCGCTGGTGGATCGCCGAGCCGGCCCAGCCGGGCCGGGCGCCGGTCAGTGTGCCCTATCCGGCGGCCGGCACGGCCAACGCGGAGGTGACGCTCTTCCTGCTGGGCCTGGACGGCTCGCGCCGCGAAGTGGTCTGGGACGGGGCGGAGTTCCCGTATCTCGCGGCGGTGCACTGGTCGGCGGCCGGCCCGGCGGTGCTGCTGGTGCAGAACCGCGCGCAGCGCGCCCAGCGGTACCTCTCGGTGGACCCGGTCAGCGGCGGGACGGAGGTCCTCGCCGCCGAGGAAGATCGAATTTGGCTGGATCTCTTCCCCGGTGTGCCCGCCCTGACGCCCTCGGGTGAGCTGGTGCGGATCACCGACGAGGACGGCGTCCGGGTCCTGAAGGTGGGTGAGAGGTCGCTGACCGGACCGGAGTTGCAGGTGCGCGCGGTGCTGGACGCGAGCGGCCCGGACGTCCTCGTGGCGGCGGTCGCGGGCGAGGCGGCGGCCGCTCCGGAGATCGGCGAGGTGCACGTCTACCGGGTGGGTGCCGAGGGCGCGGCCCGGGTCTCCCCCGAGCCGGGGGTGCACACGGCGGTGCGGGCCGGGGAGTTGACGGTCCTCACCTCGCTGGCACTGGACCGGCCCGGCCCGATCACCCGGGTGCTGCGCGGCGGCGGGAAGGCCGCACGGATCGCCTCGTACACGGAGACCCCGTCGCTGACGGCCCGGCCGCGGCTGCTGGAGGCCGGCCCGTCGCGTATCCCCACCGCCGTCCTGCTGCCCACCGGTTGGAGCCGGTCGGACGGCCCGCTGCCGGTGCTGCTCGACCCGTACGGCGGCCCGCACGGCCAGCGGGTCTACGCCGCGCACAACCCGCACCTGGTCTCGCAGTGGTTCGCCGACCAGGGTTTCGCCGTGGTCGTCGCCGACGGCCGCGGCACCCCGGGCCGCTCGCCCGCCTGGGAGAAGGCGGTGGCGAACGACCTCGCGGCGGTCTCCCTGGCCGACCAGGTGGCGGCGCTGGACGCGGTGGCCGAGGAGTACCCGCTGGACCTGGGCCGGGTGGCGATCCGCGGCTGGTCCTACGGCGGCTACCTGGCCGCGCTCGCGGCGCTGCGCCGGCCGGACGTCTTCCACGCCGCGATCGTCGGCGCCCCCGTCACCGACCTGCGCCTCTACGACACGCACTACATGGAGCGCTACCTCGGCGACCCCACCGAGCAGCCGGCGGTCTACGAGGCCAACTCCCTGGTGGGCGACGCCGGGCTGGTCGGGGCGGCGCTGCCGCCGCGGCCGATGATGGTGATCCACGGCCTGGCCGACGACAACGTCCTCGTCGCCCACTCGCTGCGGCTGTCGAGCGCGCTGCTCGCGGCGGGCCGCCCGCACGAGGTGCTGCCGCTGTCGGGCGTCACCCACATGACCCCGCAGGAGCAGGTCGCGGAGAACCTGCTCCTGCTCCAGGTCGACTTCCTCAAGCGCGCGCTGTCCTCCCGCCCCCGCGCCTGA
- the mshB gene encoding N-acetyl-1-D-myo-inositol-2-amino-2-deoxy-alpha-D-glucopyranoside deacetylase gives MTEAPGSLPDRRLLFVHAHPDDETINNGATMAKYAAEGAHVTLVTCTLGEEGEVIPPELAHLASDRDDTLGRHRIGELAAAMAELGVTDHRFLGGPGRYRDSGMMGVAQNDHPACFWQADLDEAAGHLADIILEVRPQALAAYDADGGYGHPDHIQAHRVAMRGWELAAERGYRVPRVYEMCMARSKVQEGFDRLTAAGLDVPFKGVAAISDLPGVVDDSLVSVAVDGTAYRDRKTAAMRAHASQIAVDGPFFALSNDLGQPLLAVECYRLAHGRPPAGPLPAGDLLAGLDAAEAAVADAAAGPDGEGDR, from the coding sequence ATGACCGAAGCACCCGGGAGCCTGCCTGACCGGCGCCTGCTCTTCGTCCACGCGCACCCGGACGACGAGACGATCAACAACGGCGCCACCATGGCCAAGTACGCCGCCGAGGGCGCGCACGTCACCCTGGTGACCTGCACGCTCGGCGAGGAGGGCGAGGTCATCCCGCCCGAGCTCGCGCACCTGGCGTCCGACCGTGACGACACCCTGGGACGGCACCGGATCGGCGAGCTGGCCGCGGCCATGGCCGAGCTCGGTGTCACCGACCACCGCTTCCTGGGCGGCCCCGGCCGCTACCGGGACTCCGGGATGATGGGTGTGGCGCAGAACGACCACCCGGCGTGCTTCTGGCAGGCCGACCTCGACGAGGCGGCCGGCCACCTCGCCGACATCATCCTGGAGGTCCGCCCGCAGGCCCTGGCCGCGTACGACGCCGACGGCGGCTACGGCCACCCCGACCACATCCAGGCCCACCGGGTGGCGATGCGGGGCTGGGAGCTGGCCGCCGAGCGCGGGTACCGGGTGCCGCGGGTCTACGAGATGTGCATGGCCCGCTCCAAGGTCCAGGAGGGCTTCGACCGGCTCACCGCGGCCGGCCTCGACGTCCCGTTCAAGGGCGTCGCCGCCATCTCCGACCTGCCCGGCGTCGTCGACGACTCCCTGGTGAGCGTGGCCGTGGACGGCACCGCGTACAGGGACCGCAAGACCGCGGCCATGCGCGCGCACGCCTCCCAGATCGCCGTCGACGGGCCGTTCTTCGCCCTCTCCAACGACCTGGGCCAGCCGCTCCTCGCCGTCGAGTGCTACCGGCTGGCGCACGGCCGGCCTCCTGCCGGGCCGCTGCCCGCGGGCGACCTGCTCGCGGGCCTGGACGCCGCGGAGGCCGCCGTCGCCGACGCCGCTGCCGGTCCGGACGGGGAGGGCGACCGATGA
- a CDS encoding DUF6113 family protein produces the protein MGSNPLMTRGARVTSYVGLGVLGAVVAVAGALVQGAWLPGGVLLALAGCVALFFGGAKLTGTRLGTVVPAAVWLLCVILLSTSRPEGDFLFAAGVGPYLYLLGGALAAVICATLPQTPPSDQKRT, from the coding sequence ATGGGCTCCAACCCGCTGATGACCCGGGGCGCGCGCGTCACGAGCTACGTCGGCCTCGGGGTGCTGGGGGCCGTGGTGGCGGTCGCCGGGGCACTGGTGCAGGGCGCCTGGCTGCCGGGCGGGGTGCTGCTGGCGCTGGCCGGATGCGTGGCGCTCTTCTTCGGCGGCGCCAAGTTGACCGGCACCCGGTTGGGTACGGTGGTGCCGGCGGCCGTCTGGCTGCTGTGCGTGATCCTGCTGAGCACCTCGCGCCCGGAGGGCGACTTCCTCTTCGCCGCCGGGGTGGGGCCCTACCTGTACCTGCTGGGGGGCGCGTTGGCCGCGGTGATCTGCGCCACTCTGCCCCAGACGCCGCCATCGGACCAGAAACGCACCTGA
- a CDS encoding VanW family protein, translating into MSRETDSTSSGPQGRGGAAYPSGTQPYGPRPFPALHPQERQRPAGQEQAGAGEDTPDATDEPKTETTLTTRIRINIPGSRPIPPVVVRTTVDGEASGAEPGAPEPAPEPAEQAAAEPEKPEKKGTSDWFAPRKPMAQPAPAVGDAPGGAESGFAAAPQTTPSAPAVPGGPAAPGGDYFGGNPAGDDLFSGPFAAPYNEEETAALPLPNIGSPLGDGARGSHDTQGAGFPGAFDTGSHASPFDTGSHAAPFDTGSHAAGGFDTGSHASPFDTGSHASPFDTGSHAAGGFDTGSHASPFDTGSHAAGGFDTGSHEVPEFDTGTHRVPETDTGSHPAPGFETGSHPAPGVPGAPFGPDDFPPGVPRPNPGAADEADPAGVTHPSGPTSGPATGSMTVPPLDATPAGGFDPGLPQAAPKAPRRRVDGTSGDTLVGGIPPVPPAGAAQPQPQPPVTASAPRPVPAPAPAPVPAPAPAPAPGSAAGGPPAKSAPAKKGRSKVALLGAGVCAVAAVAYGAGLLMNHADVPKGTTVLGVDIGNMNQDAAVKTLDDTLGGRASAPLVLTVDGKKETLKPSVAGLSIDTDATVQKVAHADYNPVTVIETLVGRTHPATPVIDVDGDKLRAALQGVAGRTGSASEGMVTFTDGTAKGVPGKPGKSLDVNAAAAQVSAAYRQRAASGQNTPIALATATVPPKVTQAELDKAVNGFGRTAMSGPITITGGGQRIDFLTTVPQFLTMQAAPDGQLAPHVDLKALQALYGQIFSGVLLERGNGSKTAVTPQDVATAVVQALGSQGAGRTVDLSETAGQ; encoded by the coding sequence TTGAGTCGTGAAACTGACAGTACGTCCTCTGGCCCGCAGGGGCGCGGAGGCGCCGCGTACCCGTCGGGGACCCAGCCATACGGACCGCGTCCGTTCCCCGCGCTGCACCCGCAGGAGCGGCAGCGCCCGGCCGGCCAGGAGCAGGCCGGAGCCGGGGAGGACACCCCCGACGCGACGGACGAGCCGAAGACCGAGACGACTCTGACCACCCGGATCAGGATCAACATCCCAGGCTCGCGTCCGATCCCGCCGGTCGTGGTGCGCACCACGGTCGACGGCGAGGCGTCCGGCGCCGAGCCGGGCGCGCCGGAGCCCGCTCCCGAGCCGGCCGAGCAGGCCGCCGCGGAGCCGGAGAAGCCGGAGAAGAAGGGGACCAGCGACTGGTTCGCCCCGCGCAAGCCGATGGCGCAGCCCGCCCCGGCGGTGGGCGATGCGCCTGGCGGCGCCGAGAGCGGCTTCGCCGCGGCCCCGCAGACCACCCCTTCCGCCCCCGCGGTGCCCGGCGGCCCGGCGGCCCCGGGCGGCGACTACTTCGGCGGCAACCCCGCCGGGGACGACCTCTTCTCGGGCCCGTTCGCGGCGCCCTACAACGAGGAGGAGACGGCCGCCCTCCCGCTGCCGAACATCGGCTCGCCCCTCGGCGACGGCGCGCGCGGCTCGCACGACACTCAGGGCGCCGGCTTCCCCGGGGCCTTTGACACGGGTTCGCACGCGTCGCCGTTCGACACGGGTTCGCACGCGGCGCCGTTCGACACGGGTTCGCATGCGGCGGGTGGTTTCGACACGGGTTCGCATGCGTCGCCGTTTGATACGGGTTCGCATGCGTCGCCGTTCGATACGGGTTCGCATGCGGCGGGTGGTTTCGACACGGGTTCGCACGCGTCGCCGTTCGATACGGGTTCGCACGCGGCGGGTGGTTTCGACACGGGCTCGCACGAGGTGCCGGAGTTCGACACCGGCACCCACCGCGTCCCCGAGACGGACACCGGCTCGCACCCCGCCCCGGGCTTCGAGACCGGCTCGCACCCGGCGCCCGGCGTGCCCGGCGCGCCGTTCGGGCCCGACGACTTCCCGCCGGGTGTGCCGCGCCCGAACCCCGGCGCGGCGGACGAGGCCGATCCGGCAGGTGTCACACACCCCTCCGGGCCGACCAGCGGCCCGGCCACCGGCAGCATGACGGTGCCGCCGCTCGATGCCACACCGGCGGGGGGTTTCGACCCCGGCCTTCCGCAGGCCGCCCCGAAGGCGCCGAGGCGCCGCGTGGACGGGACCTCCGGCGACACCCTGGTCGGCGGCATTCCCCCGGTGCCACCCGCCGGGGCCGCGCAGCCGCAGCCGCAGCCGCCCGTCACGGCGTCCGCGCCCCGACCGGTGCCGGCACCCGCACCCGCCCCCGTACCGGCACCCGCCCCTGCACCGGCGCCCGGGTCCGCGGCCGGTGGTCCGCCCGCGAAGTCGGCTCCCGCGAAGAAGGGCCGCTCGAAGGTGGCGCTGCTCGGTGCGGGGGTGTGCGCCGTCGCGGCCGTCGCCTACGGCGCCGGGCTGCTGATGAACCACGCCGACGTGCCGAAGGGCACCACCGTGCTCGGCGTCGACATCGGCAACATGAACCAGGACGCCGCCGTCAAGACGCTCGACGACACCCTCGGCGGCCGGGCCAGCGCCCCGCTGGTCCTCACCGTCGACGGCAAGAAGGAGACGTTGAAGCCGTCGGTGGCCGGGCTGTCCATCGACACCGACGCCACCGTCCAGAAGGTCGCCCACGCCGACTACAACCCGGTCACGGTGATCGAGACGCTCGTGGGCCGCACCCACCCGGCGACGCCCGTGATCGACGTGGACGGGGACAAGCTCAGGGCGGCGCTCCAGGGCGTCGCGGGCCGGACCGGCTCGGCGTCGGAGGGCATGGTCACCTTCACCGACGGCACGGCCAAGGGGGTCCCGGGCAAGCCCGGCAAGTCGCTGGACGTGAACGCCGCCGCCGCGCAGGTGTCGGCCGCCTACCGGCAGCGCGCCGCCAGCGGGCAGAACACCCCCATAGCCCTGGCCACCGCCACGGTCCCGCCGAAGGTCACCCAGGCCGAGCTGGACAAGGCGGTCAACGGCTTCGGCAGGACCGCGATGTCCGGCCCGATCACGATCACCGGCGGCGGGCAGCGGATCGACTTCCTCACCACGGTGCCGCAGTTCCTCACCATGCAGGCCGCCCCGGACGGCCAGCTCGCCCCGCACGTCGACCTGAAGGCGCTCCAGGCCCTGTACGGGCAGATCTTCTCCGGCGTGCTGCTGGAGCGCGGCAACGGCTCCAAGACCGCGGTCACCCCGCAGGACGTGGCGACCGCCGTCGTCCAGGCGCTGGGGTCGCAGGGCGCCGGCCGGACCGTCGACCTGTCGGAGACGGCGGGGCAGTAG
- a CDS encoding ABC transporter permease gives MKTLVKLEIARTVRNRRFMFFSVLYPSILFLVIAGGTPNDKVIDGTHITFAAYYMVAMSAFGAMTSVLMGNAERIAQERQKGWVRQLRLTALPGSGYVTAKIASAATVSLPSIVIVMLIGALAKGIRLDAWQWVAIAFATWAGSLVFAALGVAIGYLATVDVARPISMICYFVIAGLGGLWIPVTGWPHWTQEVLGYLPGKPYAGLGQAMVLGDAPHAKDIAVLAVYLMIFAGTAAWMYRKDTRRA, from the coding sequence ATGAAGACCCTGGTCAAGCTGGAGATCGCCCGCACCGTGCGGAACCGCAGGTTCATGTTCTTCTCGGTGCTCTACCCGTCGATCCTCTTCCTGGTCATCGCGGGCGGCACCCCGAACGACAAGGTCATCGACGGCACCCACATCACCTTCGCCGCCTACTACATGGTGGCGATGTCGGCGTTCGGCGCGATGACGTCCGTGCTGATGGGCAACGCCGAACGGATCGCCCAGGAGCGGCAGAAGGGCTGGGTGCGCCAGCTGCGGCTGACCGCGCTGCCCGGCAGCGGCTACGTGACGGCGAAGATCGCCTCGGCGGCCACCGTCAGCCTGCCGTCCATCGTCATCGTGATGCTGATCGGCGCCCTGGCCAAGGGCATCCGGCTGGACGCCTGGCAGTGGGTGGCCATCGCCTTCGCGACCTGGGCCGGCAGCCTGGTCTTCGCCGCGCTCGGGGTGGCCATCGGCTACCTGGCCACCGTGGACGTGGCCCGGCCGATCTCGATGATCTGCTACTTCGTCATCGCCGGCCTGGGCGGCCTGTGGATCCCCGTCACGGGCTGGCCGCACTGGACGCAGGAGGTCCTGGGGTACCTGCCCGGCAAGCCGTACGCGGGCCTGGGCCAGGCCATGGTGCTCGGCGACGCCCCGCACGCCAAGGACATCGCGGTACTCGCCGTCTATCTGATGATCTTCGCGGGCACGGCGGCGTGGATGTACCGCAAGGACACCCGCAGGGCCTGA